CACGTCCATCACCTTGAGGCTGCTCTCCATGAAGAACGCCAGGCAGCCGATGGTGAAGCTGGTCAGGAAGGTGACGAGCCAGGCGCCGAGCATCGCCGCGACGAAGGCTGCCCACACGACGGGATCCCGGGTGAGCTGCCCGGCGCCCGTGGACGCCAGCCAGATCGCGGCCATGGGAAGGGCGACGACGAGGCGCAGCGGCTGCGCCGCGAGGTTCTGCACGGCATAGGTCAGCATGGGAGGGATGGGGCGCAGCAGGCGCAGCGCCAGCGTCCCCTGGCGGATCTCGAAGTTCATCTCCCAGGCCACCCACGATCCGGTGAGCTGGCGGACGATGAAGGTCGCGAGGAAGTAGGCCACGAACTCCTTCTGCCCGAAGCGCCCCACCGGAGCGTCGCGCGCCACCGCGGACCAGAGCGCCAGCATGATCAGCGGCATCGTCGTCGAGAACATCCACACCAGGAACTCGGCGCGATAAGCCACCGCCTCGGCGAAGCTCACCTTGAACAGGGTGGGAAGGGCGCGGGCCGTCGCGGGGAGCTTCATGGCTGCCGGGCCTCCGCTTCGCGCGCCGCCCGGCTCCGGGAGAACAGCTCGCTCATCACCTCTTCCAGCGGCGCGTTCTCGACCGTGAGATCCTGGACGGGGAGAGTCGCCAGAGCCTTCGTCACCGTGGCGTTGACCTCCTCCTGGGCCACCTGCAGCACCGCCTCCACCGTGTCGTGCGTCACGACCTTGCCGAGCTGCGCGAGCGCCGCGGCGCTCACCGGACCCTCCAGATGGAGGACCACCCGCTTCTCGGGCCGCACGCGGCGCACGAGAGCGTCGAGCCCTCCGTCGTACGACAGGCTTCCCTTGTCGATGACGATCACCCGGGGACACAGGGCCGCCACGTCGTCCATGTAATGGCTGGTCAGGAGGATGGTGGCGCCCCGTAGCTCGTTGTAGCGCTTGATGAAGTCGCGGATGACCGCCTGCATCGAGACGTCGAGCCCGATGGTCGGCTCGTCCATGAAGAGCACCTTGGGCCGGTGGACGAGCGAGGCGGCCAGCTCGCACTTCATCCGTTCTCCAAGGGAGAGCTGCCGGGTGGGCTTGGTGATCAGATCCTCCAGGTCGAGGAGCCCGATCAGCTCGTCGATCGTCTCCTTGAACTCGGCGCGCGGCACGTCGTAGAGGGCGCGGTTCAGCTCGAACGTCTCCGCCGGCGGCAGATCCCAGAGGAGCTGCTGCTTCTGACCCGTCACCAGCATGATTTTCCTCAGGAACGCGTGCTCGCGGCGTCGCGGCTCGTGCCCATCGACGCGCACTCCGCCGCTCGTGGGATGCAACAGCCCGGCGAGGACCTTGAGGGTCGTCGTCTTGCCGGCGCCGTTCGGCCCGAGGAATCCGACTCTTTCCCCCGCCCGGATCTCGAAGGTGATTCCGTCCACCGCCTTGACGGTCGTGGTGCGGCGGCGGAAGACGGAGCGCAAGGCCGCCTTCAGGCCGGGGGGCCGCTTGTGGACCTGGTAGTACTTTCGCAATTCCGCCACTGCGATCATGGGACCCTTCGAATCACCGGAATTCGGCTCGCTATTCTAAAGCGGAACGGCCCCTCGTGCCCGAACCGTCTCCTTCCCCCCCGGCGGTGGGCCAGGCGTTCCGCGGCTGGAACCGGGGCCCTCTGTCCTTTTGGGGAGCGGGGCCTGACTCTGGAGTCTGTTCACATCTCCGCCAAAGATAGCGATTGACATGTTTATGCTTTCGCCTTCGCCGAATACTTGTGGATAATTTATTATGGGTGAACCATTATGATAAGCATACAGAGAAGCGTCTGGTCCTACGCTCTCCCGGTTATTGCCCTAATCTGCATCGCGGCAGTCGCCTTGCCCCCAGCAGCCCGGGAATCCTTGGAAAGTCCTCCGCCAACGCGTCCGACCCCTGTCGTACCTCGAACCGGCGTCATCCAGAGCGGAGCCGAGGCTTCGCCGGGACTCGCCGCCGAGCTGACTGGATCCCTTTTTCAGCGTGTCGACAACCATCCCGGGCTATTCCCATTTCCTGCTCGCTGGGCACTTCAGCCCGGACGCCCGCCCCGACCTGGTCGACACGGGTAGCGGCGCTCTCAGGCTCTTCCTGGGAAATGGAAACGGTACGTTTGGTTCCGGACAGCCCTATACGGTCGATTCGTTCGCTTACGGAGTTGGGGCGGCCGACTTCAACGGCGGCGCCATCCCGGACCTGGTCGTCACCGGTGACGGGGGAGGAATCCAGATCCTGTTGGGGACCGGAACCGGGGCTTTCGTCGTCCAACCCGGATTCGTTTCAAGCGTCAGCGGCAACTACATCGCCGCCAGCGACTTCAACGCCGACGGCAAGCGCGACCTGGCCGCCCCCATCTTCGACGACGCGGTCCTGGTCTTTGCAGGTGTGGGAAACGGCACGTTCGGTTCCGCCGTCAGCTATCCGGTCGGCGCTTTTCCCCGCGGCATCGTCGCCTTCGATTTCGATGAAGACGGGGATGAAGACCTCGTCACCGCGAACCGGACCGGCGGCGATCTGTCGCTGCTGCGGCAACGGCGACGGGACCTTCCAACCGATGACCAGCATCAGCCTGAACGGCAACGTCGGACGGCCCAGTCCGCTCGTCCATGCCGACTTCGACTCCGACGGACACGAAGATCTGGCGCTGGGAGGCGATTCCACTCGGGCGGTCTGGGTGCTGCTGGGCAACGGCGATGGGACGTTCCAGGATCTCGTCGGCTATGGGAGCGCGTCGACCTTCGGAAGTCCGGTGAACCTCGCCACCGGTGACTTCAATCATGACGGCCACATCGACATTGCCGCGCCGGAATACTTCAGCGACATAGTCGATGTTTTCCTGGGCGTCGGGAATGGCACCTTTGCGCCGGCCCTCCCTCAGAGCCTACCGTCGCTCTCGAACTCTGAAGGGATTGCGGTCGCAGACTAGGACATGGACGGATGGGACGACATGGCGGTCACGACCGAGAGCGGCATTCACATATTCATCAATCAATCGCCCTTCCCAGGAAGCTGCCAGGACCTGGACGGGGACGGATTCGGATCCCCCGGAGATCCCTCCTGTCCCTCGGGAGCCGTCGACGACTGCGACGATGGAAACCCGATGATTTCTCCGCTCGCCAGCGACGGTTGCGACGGAGTGGAAAACAATTGCGATCTGCGGGACGGTTCGAACGACGATCTGGACGGCTACACCACCTGCACCGGCGACTGCGACGACGCCAGGAGAAGCACCCATCCGGGAGCTCAGGAATTCTGCAACGGATTCGACGAGGACTGCGACGGGGTGGTGGACGTGCCGGGAGAAAACGGGAACGACCTTGCCTTCGACTCGGCAGGGACGACGCTGAGCTGGACCGCCTCAACGGTGCCCAGCGTGACGTACAACGTCTATCGAGGAAGCTGGGGAGCGGGGCCTTTCTCCTTTGCTCCGGCTTGCTTCGCGTCGGCTTTGACGCAGTCGCAGGTCTCGGCCACGCAATCCCTGCCAGCCCCGCCAAGGGCTTCTTCTACGTCGTCACCGGCAAGAATTCCTGCGGCGAAGGAAACATGGGCTCGAACTCTCTCGGCAACCCGCGGCCCAACAGCATTCCCTGTCCCTGAGGGTATCCGGAGCCTCCGGGATCTTCTTCCTGTCTTCGGACGCCTACTGGAGGATCATCTTCATCTTGTTGAAGGGATGATCAGGCCGCGCGTCGATGAGGATCGGCGCGTACTCCGGCGCTACGCAAGCGAAGCGTTGCGGCGAGCAGGAGAATGGATCGACGACCGAATGGTACGGGATTTCAGAGACAGGCACTAGTTACTGAAAGTCGCGATGATCCTCCTTCCCAAGTGAATCATTCCACAAAACCCGGGCGATTCCACTTGACAAGCCACGCGATTGGCAGTAAGTGGGAGCACAGCATTCCACTAAGTCGAAAATTCGGGTTGCTGTGCCCACACTCGGGCCAAGAGAAAGGCGTGCGTGGTTACGCAAAACCGGGGGTTTTGCGTAATCCCGAGCCGGGCCAGGGGGAGGAGGAAAGCCTCCGACCGGCCGGCTCCCTCCAAGGGCAACTCATCTCGCGACATAGACTTCGCGTCGCATCAGAGGATGCGGGTGCCGATTCCGCCCGGATTGAGAAGGTCTGACCGCACGGGTTGCCGGAGGGACGTCAGACGGGCATCGGCCGGACAGGACCGATCCGTTGGGGGTGGAAGGGCCCGATTCCAGCCGGCAGTCGAACGGATTCCCGGCCGGAGGTGAGGCGGATCGGCGAGGCAAAAGGCGAGTAAGGAAATACTTCGCGGACGGCCGTGAGGGGTTCTCACATCTCACTTTCTTCAGGGGGGGAAGGCTCATGAGAAGAGCGAAAGTACGAGGAGGCACGCTGCTGGGACTTGGCGGGGGCGTCATTCTGATCCTGGCCCTGGGAATCGCAGCCGTTGGGGTGCCGTCAGGTGGCGCCCTGGCACAAAACGGCGTGCCTCGCACCGTGGGCGACCCGCAAATCACCGGGTCCAAGGGGGACAATGTCGACTCCGTGGTCGTCCCGCAACCTGAGGCTTTGTGCGCGGCCCTGACAGGCACCTGTCTCAATGGCTGCGTGGAGATCGGCGGAGTTGGCTACTGCAGGGATTTCACCGGGGAGATCTGCCGGAGCGGCTCGAAGACAGTCAGCGGACGCGTCTACTGCGTGATGAAGGGGAACCTCGGTAAGGATGCCGCGAACGGCGACCGGCCCTTCGCGCTGGAGATAGACGACACCGATGGCAATCCGCCCAATGGAACCGAAGCTGGAGTCGCCGACGCAAACCTATCCAAGGGGGACACGAACAACGATCCGGATCTGCCTGCCCTGAGCGGCCCGGCGACCTACGAAGACTGGGCCAACCTTGCCATTTCCACGCTGCCCAGTCCCGGGAGCTTTCCCATCGGTAGTGTGGAGGACCACCGGATCCTGGACTGGACTGCCAGCGCCGACGAAACGACCGTCCCCGGGAGCTGTCTTGAAAGAGGCAACGCGGGCGGAAAGGATGACTTCACCCAGACCTACATCGCAAACAACGACGAGTTTCTCTATTTCGCCCAGGAGAGGCGCACCAACAACGGCAACGCCCGGGTCGTCTGGATCCTCAGCCATCTCCCCCCCATTGCCGTCGCCACCGGCAGTTGTGCCATCGACCCGGTCGACCCGGCCACCGGCATCCCCAACCATAAGGGAGAGCTCCAGTTCAAGCTCTCCGACGGCGACGTGAGGCTCGAAGTGACTTTTCCCAGCGGCTCGAGCGTGGGTATCGCCACGGGCGACTATTCTGTCAAGAGATACAATGGAAACTCCGCCTCCTACGTCGCGGCCGCGGCTGCGGTTTTCGATCCGAACTGGGCGACGGCCACGTTCTCGATCCAGAACATCTCCGTCAACGCAGACAGCGGTAGCGGAATTGCGACCGTGGCGGACGACAGCTTCGGGCCCTGGGGGGGCATCACTGCGCAAGGCAAGCAGATCCTCACCGGCACCTTTAGCAAAGCCCAGCTCCTTGAGTGGGCCGTGCCCATCACCGGCCCCAACAGCATTTTTGGCGACACCGGACTGTGCGGCCAGGAGCTCTATTTCACGGGTGTGACCTATGCTTCGAGTGGAGGCGGCGCCTCCTTGAAGGACGAAATCGGTCCTAAGCTTTACAGTTTCGGGGGGGTCACCGCGACCGTGCACCTCGATACCGATTCGATCGACTGCGGAGACGCGTTCCACTATCAGGTTGAGGTCCGCGGCATCAACGGCGAGCTGATCACTCCGGACAGCGTCACGTGGAGCTGCAGCGCGACGGTCCCCGGCGAGGATCCTCCAACCACCCATTTCGTCGAGCTCAGCGACGGCGTGCACATGCCGGGGACCATCTGCACCGCAGATGCACCTGCGACGTTGACGGGGTTGGGAACCGGCTGCGTCGACCGCAATGATGACGGTACGCCGCACGAAGTCAAATGCACGGCCACCGTGTCCGCCCAGGGATGCGACGACGTGCTGGCAGATGCCACCATCACGGTCGATGGGTCGCTCAGTGCCATCGACGTCGCGCTGGCGTCCCAGACCCAGTCCTGCTGCGCCCCTCTATTCAACCTCGGATTGGCGAACGGGAGCATCCTCCCGGATGGGTTCACGTTCAATCCC
The genomic region above belongs to Candidatus Polarisedimenticolia bacterium and contains:
- a CDS encoding ABC-2 family transporter protein, translated to MKLPATARALPTLFKVSFAEAVAYRAEFLVWMFSTTMPLIMLALWSAVARDAPVGRFGQKEFVAYFLATFIVRQLTGSWVAWEMNFEIRQGTLALRLLRPIPPMLTYAVQNLAAQPLRLVVALPMAAIWLASTGAGQLTRDPVVWAAFVAAMLGAWLVTFLTSFTIGCLAFFMESSLKVMDVWLTLFFVFSGYLIPVELFPPALRAVVDWLPFRFQIGLPVELMTGAHDRAAALALLGRQWGWAALMMGGTILLWRKGLQRFAAYGG
- a CDS encoding ATP-binding cassette domain-containing protein; the encoded protein is MIAVAELRKYYQVHKRPPGLKAALRSVFRRRTTTVKAVDGITFEIRAGERVGFLGPNGAGKTTTLKVLAGLLHPTSGGVRVDGHEPRRREHAFLRKIMLVTGQKQQLLWDLPPAETFELNRALYDVPRAEFKETIDELIGLLDLEDLITKPTRQLSLGERMKCELAASLVHRPKVLFMDEPTIGLDVSMQAVIRDFIKRYNELRGATILLTSHYMDDVAALCPRVIVIDKGSLSYDGGLDALVRRVRPEKRVVLHLEGPVSAAALAQLGKVVTHDTVEAVLQVAQEEVNATVTKALATLPVQDLTVENAPLEEVMSELFSRSRAAREAEARQP
- a CDS encoding VCBS repeat-containing protein, encoding MTSISLNGNVGRPSPLVHADFDSDGHEDLALGGDSTRAVWVLLGNGDGTFQDLVGYGSASTFGSPVNLATGDFNHDGHIDIAAPEYFSDIVDVFLGVGNGTFAPALPQSLPSLSNSEGIAVAD
- a CDS encoding putative metal-binding motif-containing protein, whose protein sequence is MAVTTESGIHIFINQSPFPGSCQDLDGDGFGSPGDPSCPSGAVDDCDDGNPMISPLASDGCDGVENNCDLRDGSNDDLDGYTTCTGDCDDARRSTHPGAQEFCNGFDEDCDGVVDVPGENGNDLAFDSAGTTLSWTASTVPSVTYNVYRGSWGAGPFSFAPACFASALTQSQVSATQSLPAPPRASSTSSPARIPAAKETWARTLSATRGPTAFPVPEGIRSLRDLLPVFGRLLEDHLHLVEGMIRPRVDEDRRVLRRYASEALRRAGEWIDDRMVRDFRDRH